A window of the Hypnocyclicus thermotrophus genome harbors these coding sequences:
- a CDS encoding PASTA domain-containing protein: MNKKNIIIFLDFILIIFIIYFSINTGLKFFFNDFLLETPDLSNLTFNEAVVLLENSDIKLKKIDEDFSEFEKGKIYLQIPEAGSAIKKGRTIKVWVSKGKNRIVVPDFSNLDIIDAKVMAEQKGFSIKEIVYTHSNQKINTIITTDPKEGTIMSSDKHLSFLVSSGPINEFVRMPDIIGLNIDDARKKLEKNQLFIGSIEYIENDLIEPNIVFDASISVNEKIKKGSSINIIVSK; encoded by the coding sequence ATGAACAAAAAAAATATAATTATTTTTTTAGACTTTATATTGATTATATTTATAATTTATTTTAGTATAAATACAGGTTTAAAGTTTTTCTTTAATGATTTTTTATTAGAAACTCCTGATTTATCAAATCTTACTTTTAATGAAGCTGTTGTTCTTCTTGAAAATTCAGATATAAAATTAAAAAAAATTGACGAAGATTTTTCAGAATTTGAAAAAGGAAAAATATATCTACAAATTCCAGAAGCAGGAAGTGCTATAAAAAAAGGTCGAACTATCAAAGTATGGGTTAGTAAAGGTAAAAATAGAATTGTTGTACCTGATTTTTCTAATCTAGATATAATAGATGCAAAAGTAATGGCTGAACAAAAAGGTTTCTCTATCAAAGAGATCGTTTATACTCATTCTAATCAAAAAATTAACACAATTATTACTACTGATCCAAAAGAAGGTACTATTATGTCTTCTGATAAACATCTTTCTTTTTTAGTAAGCAGCGGCCCAATAAATGAATTTGTTAGAATGCCTGATATAATAGGTCTTAATATTGATGATGCTCGAAAAAAATTAGAAAAAAATCAATTATTTATAGGAAGTATTGAATATATTGAAAATGATTTAATCGAACCTAACATTGTATTTGACGCAAGTATATCTGTAAATGAAAAAATAAAAAAAGGGAGTAGTATAAATATTATTGTTTCTAAATAA
- the hpt gene encoding hypoxanthine phosphoribosyltransferase, which produces MAKKDWEHGIIKVLLTEEQIKSRIKELGEEITRDFKDKEEEVIVVCLLKGSVLFFADLCREIKIPMKMDFMTVSSYGNEFESSREVKIVKDLDENIMGKHVIVVEDIIDSGLTLKRVLKMLGHREPKSVSLCTLLNKEARREAEVDVQYIGFDIADEFVLGYGLDFKQEYRNIPYIGIMGAFDGDE; this is translated from the coding sequence ATGGCTAAAAAAGATTGGGAACACGGAATAATAAAAGTATTACTTACAGAAGAGCAAATAAAATCTAGGATAAAAGAATTAGGTGAAGAAATAACTAGAGATTTTAAAGATAAAGAAGAGGAAGTTATTGTTGTTTGTTTATTAAAAGGTTCAGTTTTATTTTTCGCAGATTTATGTAGAGAAATAAAAATACCTATGAAAATGGACTTTATGACAGTATCTAGTTATGGAAATGAGTTTGAAAGTTCAAGAGAAGTAAAAATAGTAAAAGATTTAGATGAAAATATAATGGGAAAACATGTTATAGTAGTAGAAGATATTATAGATTCAGGATTAACATTAAAAAGAGTATTAAAAATGTTAGGACATAGAGAACCAAAGTCAGTATCACTTTGTACTTTATTAAATAAAGAGGCTAGAAGAGAAGCAGAGGTAGATGTACAATATATAGGATTTGATATAGCTGATGAATTTGTTTTAGGTTATGGGTTAGATTTTAAACAGGAATATAGAAATATTCCGTATATAGGAATAATGGGAGCGTTTGATGGAGATGAGTAA
- a CDS encoding SPOR domain-containing protein, which translates to MSNTDSKLKELLDKREEENAKFRRKKKIYLFSFFSFLFVFVILFFFYKIFIQKPNIKIKTNKELVDNVVYLPVFDYYKLYSTKNKETTIDSYSKILNVKINKKYIVQLGIFKEFSNVRREKERLEKLGYKIYYEKNGDYYKLRFNVEFDNREKAESFAKNLMKINVINDYWIRLK; encoded by the coding sequence ATGAGTAATACAGACTCTAAATTAAAAGAGTTATTAGATAAAAGAGAAGAAGAAAATGCAAAATTCAGGAGAAAAAAGAAAATATATCTATTTTCTTTTTTTTCCTTTTTATTTGTTTTTGTAATTTTATTTTTCTTTTATAAAATATTTATTCAAAAACCTAACATAAAAATAAAAACAAATAAAGAATTAGTAGACAATGTAGTTTATTTACCGGTTTTTGATTATTATAAATTATATTCTACTAAGAACAAAGAAACTACAATTGATAGCTATAGTAAAATTTTAAATGTAAAAATTAATAAAAAATATATTGTTCAATTAGGGATTTTTAAAGAATTTTCAAATGTTAGAAGAGAAAAAGAAAGATTAGAAAAATTAGGCTACAAAATATATTATGAAAAAAATGGTGATTATTATAAATTGAGATTTAATGTTGAGTTTGATAATAGAGAAAAAGCGGAAAGTTTTGCAAAAAATTTAATGAAAATAAACGTTATTAATGATTATTGGATTCGATTAAAATAA
- the rsmA gene encoding 16S rRNA (adenine(1518)-N(6)/adenine(1519)-N(6))-dimethyltransferase RsmA, whose protein sequence is MNFKHKKKFGQNFLTNQDEVLNKIIEVSSVNANDSILEIGPGEGALTGYLLDIVNDVICVEIDKELEKILLKKYNTRKNFKLIMQDILKVDFDKEISKKVKVVANIPYYITSPIINKLIENRKYVEEIYIMVQKEVAERICSKKGKNRSILTLSVEYFGEAEYLFTIPKEYFTPVPKVDSAFMSIKLYKDNRYLDRVDEKTFFRFVKAAFSNKRKNIVNNLKTLGYSREIIEKNLEKLYLSNNLRAENLSIDNFIDLIILFKNGDVNV, encoded by the coding sequence ATGAATTTTAAACATAAAAAAAAATTTGGACAAAATTTTTTGACTAATCAAGATGAAGTGTTAAATAAAATAATAGAAGTATCTAGTGTAAATGCAAATGACTCTATTTTAGAAATTGGCCCTGGAGAAGGAGCTTTAACAGGGTATTTATTAGATATAGTTAATGATGTTATTTGTGTAGAAATAGATAAAGAATTAGAAAAAATATTATTAAAAAAATATAATACAAGAAAAAATTTTAAATTAATAATGCAAGATATTTTAAAAGTAGATTTTGATAAAGAAATTTCTAAAAAAGTTAAAGTTGTAGCAAATATTCCTTATTACATAACATCTCCAATAATTAATAAACTTATAGAAAACAGAAAATATGTAGAAGAAATTTATATAATGGTTCAAAAAGAAGTTGCAGAAAGAATTTGTTCTAAAAAAGGAAAAAATAGAAGTATATTAACTTTATCAGTTGAATATTTTGGAGAAGCAGAATATTTATTTACAATACCAAAAGAATATTTTACACCAGTACCCAAAGTAGACTCAGCATTTATGTCTATAAAACTTTATAAAGATAATAGATATTTAGATAGAGTAGATGAAAAAACTTTTTTTAGATTTGTAAAAGCAGCTTTTTCGAATAAAAGAAAAAATATAGTAAATAATTTAAAAACTTTAGGATATTCTCGAGAGATTATAGAAAAAAATTTAGAAAAATTATATTTAAGCAATAATTTAAGAGCAGAGAATTTATCAATCGATAATTTTATTGATTTAATTATTTTATTTAAAAATGGTGATGTTAATGTATAG
- a CDS encoding DUF4911 domain-containing protein, which yields MYSYEFFIKTEKKHIDFINKIIEAYEGVGVVRTLNPKEGEIKIITLNYFIKDIEKILENLRNKGVKLEITKQGKWGGII from the coding sequence ATGTATAGTTATGAATTTTTTATTAAAACAGAAAAAAAACATATAGATTTTATAAATAAAATTATAGAAGCATATGAAGGGGTAGGAGTTGTAAGAACTTTAAATCCTAAAGAAGGCGAGATAAAAATTATTACTCTAAATTATTTTATAAAAGATATAGAAAAAATATTAGAAAATTTAAGAAATAAAGGTGTTAAGTTAGAAATAACAAAACAAGGAAAATGGGGAGGAATAATATAA
- a CDS encoding pyridoxine 5'-phosphate synthase, which translates to MKLGVNIDHVATLRQARLAKEPDLVRAAVLAEKAGADGITIHLREDRRHIQDKDVYILREIVTTRLNLEMATSEDIIDIAVEVKPDMVTLVPEKREELTTEGGLNIQDKEVKEKTKKAIEKLHTAGIEVSLFIDARTDIMKIAKEIGAEFVEIHTGKYADAKTEEQRKEELKNIEDAVKAAKALKLKVNAGHGLDYKNVKDVVKIEDIVELNIGHSIVARSIFIGIEEAIKEMKRLIENV; encoded by the coding sequence ATGAAATTGGGTGTGAATATAGATCATGTAGCAACACTTAGACAAGCAAGGCTTGCTAAAGAACCTGATTTAGTAAGAGCGGCAGTTTTAGCAGAAAAAGCTGGAGCTGATGGGATAACAATACATCTTAGAGAAGATAGAAGACATATCCAAGATAAAGATGTGTATATTCTTAGAGAAATAGTGACAACAAGACTTAATTTAGAAATGGCTACATCAGAGGATATAATAGATATTGCAGTAGAAGTAAAACCTGACATGGTAACTTTAGTACCGGAAAAAAGAGAAGAATTAACTACTGAAGGAGGCCTTAATATCCAAGATAAAGAAGTAAAAGAAAAAACAAAAAAAGCAATAGAAAAATTACATACAGCGGGAATAGAAGTAAGCCTTTTTATAGACGCTAGGACAGATATAATGAAAATAGCAAAAGAGATAGGTGCAGAATTTGTAGAAATACATACTGGTAAATACGCAGATGCTAAAACAGAAGAGCAAAGAAAAGAAGAATTAAAAAATATAGAAGATGCAGTAAAAGCAGCAAAAGCACTTAAATTAAAAGTAAATGCAGGGCATGGATTAGATTATAAAAATGTAAAAGATGTTGTAAAAATAGAAGACATTGTAGAGCTTAATATAGGTCATTCTATTGTAGCTAGATCAATTTTTATAGGAATAGAGGAAGCTATAAAAGAGATGAAAAGGTTAATTGAAAATGTATAA
- a CDS encoding acyl-CoA thioesterase translates to MYNDIFHRVYYNETDQMGRVYHSNFLIWMEKARTEYFRVRGTSYKDLEKIGVMLPVSDIQIKYFHAALYDDLIRIKTKINEFSRIKIEFEYEFYNEENILLAKGKSINIFTDKNGKIKRISKEIFEKIRGQKCQRDIQN, encoded by the coding sequence ATGTATAACGATATTTTTCATAGAGTTTATTATAATGAAACAGACCAAATGGGAAGAGTTTATCATTCGAATTTTTTAATTTGGATGGAGAAAGCAAGAACGGAATATTTTAGAGTAAGAGGAACTAGTTATAAAGATTTAGAAAAAATTGGAGTAATGCTTCCTGTAAGTGATATTCAAATAAAGTATTTCCATGCAGCATTATATGATGATTTAATTAGAATAAAAACTAAAATAAATGAATTTAGTAGAATAAAAATAGAATTTGAATATGAATTTTATAACGAAGAAAATATTTTACTTGCAAAAGGAAAAAGTATAAATATTTTTACAGATAAAAATGGAAAAATAAAAAGAATTTCAAAAGAAATATTTGAAAAAATAAGGGGGCAAAAATGTCAAAGAGATATACAAAATTAG
- a CDS encoding KH domain-containing protein — translation MSKRYTKLEELLKYILEQLVEDKESIQITTTEERDLIILKVRLADGELGKVIGKNGLTANAIRGVMQAAGVKDKLNVNVEFLD, via the coding sequence ATGTCAAAGAGATATACAAAATTAGAAGAATTATTAAAATATATATTAGAGCAACTTGTAGAGGATAAAGAATCTATTCAAATAACTACTACAGAAGAAAGAGATTTGATTATATTAAAAGTAAGATTAGCTGATGGTGAATTAGGAAAAGTAATTGGTAAAAATGGTCTTACAGCTAATGCTATAAGAGGAGTAATGCAAGCAGCAGGAGTAAAAGACAAATTAAATGTAAATGTTGAATTTTTAGATTAA
- the rimM gene encoding ribosome maturation factor RimM (Essential for efficient processing of 16S rRNA) — protein MELFYLGRINGTHHLKGTVKVYSFFEDVEKIINNKIIAEKSNGEKKILTINNIEIGGDKLLYVDFEEIKNKTEALNIMNAKLYIRRDILGTIEDGNIYQSDYIGLNVYDKEDNLLGTIEDIMETAAHDIFIILDENNEEIMIPNVEVFIKKIDFYNNKLIVDIPESLKNINKSEEK, from the coding sequence ATGGAATTATTTTATTTAGGAAGAATAAATGGAACACATCATTTAAAAGGAACAGTTAAAGTGTATTCTTTTTTTGAAGATGTAGAAAAAATTATAAATAATAAAATTATTGCAGAAAAATCGAATGGTGAAAAGAAAATTTTAACTATAAATAATATTGAAATTGGTGGCGATAAATTACTTTATGTAGATTTTGAAGAAATTAAAAATAAAACAGAAGCATTAAATATAATGAATGCTAAATTGTATATTAGGAGAGATATTTTAGGAACAATAGAAGATGGAAATATTTATCAGAGTGATTATATAGGATTAAATGTTTATGATAAAGAAGATAATCTTTTAGGAACAATAGAAGATATAATGGAAACAGCAGCTCATGATATTTTTATTATTTTAGATGAAAATAATGAAGAGATTATGATACCAAATGTTGAAGTTTTTATTAAAAAAATTGATTTTTATAATAACAAATTGATTGTAGATATACCTGAAAGTTTAAAAAATATAAATAAGAGTGAAGAAAAATGA
- the trmD gene encoding tRNA (guanosine(37)-N1)-methyltransferase TrmD — MKINILTLFPDMFSGFLNESIIKRALEKELIKINVINIRDFTFDKHKQVDDTPFGGGGGMVLKPEPLFRVLEKFKKSKIIYTSPQGKTLTQNLVKDLSKEKEITIIAGHYEGIDERVIEELVDLEISIGDYVLTGGELPAMIITDAISRLIPGVLGNTASYENDSFYNGLLDYPHYTRPAEYNGLKVPEVLLSGHHKNIEIWRKKESIKRTYIRRPDLLEKKLENKEFSKLEIKLLDEIKKEIKDKTEGE, encoded by the coding sequence ATGAAAATAAATATTTTGACTTTATTCCCTGATATGTTTAGTGGATTTTTAAATGAAAGTATAATTAAAAGAGCGTTAGAAAAAGAACTTATAAAAATAAATGTAATAAATATACGTGATTTTACATTTGATAAACATAAGCAGGTTGATGATACTCCATTTGGAGGCGGAGGAGGAATGGTATTAAAGCCAGAACCTCTTTTTAGAGTTTTAGAAAAATTTAAAAAGAGTAAAATAATTTATACTTCTCCACAAGGAAAGACACTTACACAAAATCTAGTAAAAGATTTATCAAAAGAAAAAGAGATAACTATAATAGCCGGTCATTATGAAGGTATTGATGAACGTGTGATAGAAGAACTTGTAGATTTGGAGATATCAATAGGCGATTATGTTCTTACTGGTGGTGAACTTCCGGCAATGATTATAACTGATGCTATATCAAGGCTTATTCCTGGAGTTCTTGGAAATACTGCATCATATGAAAATGATTCATTTTATAATGGTTTATTAGATTATCCTCATTATACAAGACCAGCAGAATATAATGGATTAAAAGTTCCAGAGGTTTTACTTTCTGGACATCATAAAAATATTGAAATTTGGCGAAAAAAAGAAAGTATAAAAAGAACATATATTAGAAGGCCAGATTTATTAGAAAAAAAGCTTGAAAATAAAGAATTTTCAAAATTGGAAATAAAATTATTAGATGAAATAAAAAAAGAGATAAAAGATAAAACAGAGGGTGAATAG
- a CDS encoding gamma carbonic anhydrase family protein: MKIYSLGNKKPKISKKSYIFEGVTIIGDVEISENVNIWPGVVIRGDFDKIYIGKNCNIQENSILHNDYNKAIILEENITIGHGVILHGCYIEKNCIIGMGTTILDNSRIPKNCIVGANSLVTKKSKLEEGTLILGSPAKSIRKLIKEEREHIEKNYKEYLDLSKKYKKELIKEIK; encoded by the coding sequence ATGAAAATATATAGTTTAGGAAATAAAAAACCTAAAATATCAAAAAAAAGCTATATATTTGAAGGAGTAACTATAATAGGAGATGTAGAAATATCAGAAAATGTAAATATATGGCCTGGAGTAGTTATTCGAGGAGATTTTGATAAAATATATATTGGTAAAAATTGTAATATACAAGAAAATTCTATTTTACATAATGACTATAATAAAGCAATTATTTTGGAAGAAAATATAACAATAGGACATGGAGTTATTTTACATGGTTGTTATATAGAAAAAAACTGTATAATTGGAATGGGGACAACTATTTTAGATAATAGTAGAATTCCTAAAAATTGTATAGTTGGAGCAAACTCTTTAGTAACTAAAAAATCGAAATTAGAAGAAGGAACTTTGATACTTGGTTCACCAGCTAAAAGCATTAGAAAATTAATAAAAGAAGAAAGAGAGCATATAGAAAAAAATTATAAAGAATACTTAGATCTTAGTAAAAAGTATAAAAAAGAATTGATTAAGGAGATAAAATGA
- a CDS encoding RNA methyltransferase, producing the protein MRDKIYLALVHYPVYNKRKETVATSVTNFDIHDISRSCRTYDIKEYHLITPVDAQIELTKRIIGYWQDGESGGFNKDREEAFENTYITESVEKLIEIIEKKEGKKPLIITTSAKTFSNSISYMDLSEKIFNDNNIYLLLFGTGWGLTQEIMDMSDYILHPIRPDGKYNHLSVRSAVSIILDRLLGDN; encoded by the coding sequence ATGAGAGATAAAATATATTTAGCATTAGTTCATTATCCAGTATATAATAAAAGAAAAGAAACAGTTGCAACTTCTGTAACTAATTTTGATATTCATGATATTTCTAGAAGTTGTAGAACATATGATATAAAAGAATATCATCTTATTACTCCAGTAGATGCACAAATTGAATTAACTAAAAGAATTATAGGATATTGGCAAGATGGTGAAAGTGGTGGATTTAACAAAGATAGAGAAGAAGCATTTGAAAACACTTATATTACAGAAAGTGTAGAAAAATTAATCGAGATAATAGAGAAAAAAGAAGGAAAAAAGCCACTTATTATTACAACAAGTGCTAAAACATTTTCTAATTCAATATCTTATATGGATTTATCAGAAAAAATATTTAATGATAACAATATTTATTTACTTTTATTTGGTACTGGTTGGGGATTAACTCAAGAAATAATGGATATGTCAGATTATATTCTTCATCCAATTAGACCTGATGGCAAGTATAACCATTTGTCTGTTAGAAGTGCGGTATCTATAATATTAGATAGATTATTAGGAGATAATTAA
- a CDS encoding biotin--[acetyl-CoA-carboxylase] ligase, producing the protein MNIIKFDSLDSTNNYLKNLKTVVGDEVIIAKTQTNGRGRRGNEWASYEGAALFSFVLLKDYNLSIEKYTKLPFIVGISVLKVLKSIVNLEFKFKWTNDIYLNNKKISGILVENINNRFIIGIGININNTNFGKFKDIATSLKLETEREFDIESIIKKVIEQFEKEFSNYKNNGWKEQLEYINNYNYLFNKEIIVKNINNSYQARAKEIDITGKLIIEKDNNIEKIDIGEISIKKLDEE; encoded by the coding sequence TTGAATATCATTAAATTTGATTCTCTAGATTCTACAAATAACTATCTTAAAAATTTAAAAACAGTAGTTGGAGATGAAGTTATTATAGCTAAAACTCAAACAAATGGAAGAGGAAGACGAGGCAATGAATGGGCTTCTTATGAAGGTGCAGCACTTTTTAGTTTTGTTTTATTAAAAGATTATAATTTAAGTATAGAAAAATACACTAAACTTCCATTTATAGTAGGTATATCAGTTTTAAAAGTTTTAAAATCTATAGTTAATTTAGAGTTTAAGTTTAAATGGACAAATGATATTTATTTAAATAATAAAAAAATATCTGGAATATTAGTAGAAAATATAAATAATAGATTTATTATAGGAATTGGAATAAATATAAATAATACAAATTTTGGAAAATTTAAAGATATAGCAACTTCTCTTAAGCTTGAAACAGAAAGAGAATTTGATATAGAAAGTATTATAAAAAAAGTTATAGAACAATTTGAAAAAGAATTTTCGAATTATAAAAATAATGGATGGAAAGAGCAACTTGAATATATAAATAATTATAATTATCTTTTTAACAAAGAAATTATAGTAAAAAATATAAATAATAGCTATCAAGCTAGAGCAAAAGAAATAGATATTACAGGTAAATTAATAATTGAAAAAGATAATAATATAGAAAAAATAGATATTGGAGAAATAAGTATAAAAAAACTAGATGAAGAATAA
- the der gene encoding ribosome biogenesis GTPase Der has translation MKPIVAIVGRPNVGKSTLFNRLIGDKISIVADTPGVTRDRLYRECEWTGKEFMLVDTGGLEPRNSDFIMENIKKQAEVAMNEAHVIIFVVDGRAGITALDEEIATILRKKNKPIVLAVNKIDNYISQLEDTYEFYGLGFEKLVPVSAEHNTNLGDMLDAVVEDLEHINLPEEEEGLKLAIIGKPNAGKSSLVNTLVGEERTIVSSLAGTTRDAIDTPLVFNNQNFVLIDTAGIRRKSKIEEDLEYYSVLRALKSIKRADLCVLMIDGVEGISEQDKRIAGVAHEEQKPIIICVNKWDAVDKSEINKKTYRQILESHLPFLSYAPILFISAKNGEKVLDILTLSINIYEEYTKRITTGLLNTVLNEALILNPPPTRKGHAIKINFVTQISTAPPKFVLFCNYPELLHFSYMRYLENKFREAFGFEGSPISFIVNKKGS, from the coding sequence ATGAAACCAATTGTTGCAATTGTTGGTAGACCTAATGTAGGTAAATCAACTTTATTTAACAGACTTATTGGAGATAAAATTTCAATTGTTGCTGATACACCTGGAGTTACACGGGATAGATTATATAGAGAGTGTGAATGGACAGGAAAAGAATTTATGTTAGTAGATACCGGAGGGCTAGAACCTAGAAATAGTGACTTTATAATGGAAAACATTAAAAAACAAGCTGAAGTTGCTATGAATGAAGCACATGTTATAATTTTTGTAGTTGATGGAAGGGCTGGAATTACTGCTCTTGATGAAGAAATCGCAACTATTTTACGAAAAAAAAATAAACCTATTGTTTTAGCTGTAAATAAAATTGATAATTATATCAGTCAATTAGAAGATACTTATGAGTTTTACGGCCTTGGTTTTGAAAAACTTGTTCCTGTCTCTGCTGAACATAATACAAATTTAGGTGATATGCTAGATGCTGTAGTCGAAGATTTAGAACATATAAATTTACCTGAAGAAGAAGAAGGATTAAAGCTTGCAATTATAGGAAAACCAAATGCTGGTAAATCTTCTCTTGTTAATACACTTGTTGGTGAAGAAAGAACAATTGTAAGTAGTTTAGCTGGAACTACTAGAGATGCTATTGATACCCCTTTAGTATTTAACAATCAAAATTTTGTTCTTATTGATACAGCTGGTATTAGAAGAAAATCAAAAATTGAAGAAGATCTAGAATATTATTCTGTTCTTCGTGCTTTAAAATCAATAAAAAGAGCTGATTTATGTGTACTTATGATTGACGGAGTAGAAGGAATTTCTGAACAGGATAAACGGATTGCTGGAGTTGCCCATGAAGAACAAAAACCTATTATTATTTGTGTAAATAAATGGGATGCTGTTGATAAAAGTGAAATAAATAAAAAAACATATAGACAAATTTTAGAAAGTCATTTACCATTTTTAAGTTACGCCCCTATACTTTTTATTTCAGCTAAAAACGGTGAAAAGGTTTTAGATATTTTAACTCTTTCAATAAATATATATGAAGAATACACAAAAAGAATTACTACAGGACTTTTAAATACAGTATTAAATGAAGCTCTTATTCTTAATCCGCCACCTACTAGAAAAGGACATGCTATTAAGATAAACTTTGTAACACAAATTAGTACTGCACCACCAAAATTTGTATTATTCTGTAATTATCCAGAATTATTACATTTTTCCTATATGCGATATTTAGAAAATAAATTTAGAGAAGCTTTTGGTTTCGAAGGTTCTCCTATATCTTTTATTGTTAATAAAAAGGGAAGCTAA